The following coding sequences are from one Lycium ferocissimum isolate CSIRO_LF1 chromosome 3, AGI_CSIRO_Lferr_CH_V1, whole genome shotgun sequence window:
- the LOC132049865 gene encoding mechanosensitive ion channel protein 6-like, translating into MDQLSSSLKKSFVPHGSYKKKVSVAHDIENQPILAHQSPEAPSVSSSVNSSSLTTGSSVDLNDRREVIVKIDGGDKTNGNERNMLWHEPSYEFWRGDTNSGPQSSGPTPTFQRGKDMPEDPPSRLIGQFLNKQRAVGCEMTLDMDLEMDELRNHPKPENDHSAAGSSPIMFPPDYEHNHHYTTSKDLRVSFQAPSPPSNVVDIEPDQPYNNENEYCSTDEEDDGETSESTPDEQKYLSRRRTINMNNSPPDDTNNSNNTYYTPKNGAGDTDQVLRCTSFQRRASVLGRVKTKSRLIDPPEIPERKSGKIGKSGQIRSGLLGRASGMLKPMEEEDDDPLFDEDLPDEYKKDKLDCWTLLQWISLILIVTALICTLTIPLLKREVYKGLHLWKWEVLILVLICGRLLSGWVIRLVVFFIEKNFLLRKRVLYFVYGVRKAVQNCLWLGLVLIAWHFMFDQKVDKGNKFLDYVNKLMICMLIGTMLWLVKTLMVKVLASSFHVSTFFDRIQESLFNQYVIETLSGPPLLEIHRSQEEEDRTMAEVWKLQNIAGAQLPPELRPPVAPQYSSKGASVNGGQTPTPKPSRTVSIAISGISGPLSKNPDEQNQGISIDHLHKLNPKNISAWNMKRLIKIVRYGVISTLDEQILDTKTEDDSTTQIRSEYEAKVAARKIFRNVAKPRSKFIYLKDLSCFLREEEALKTMNLVEGSPDRERISRASLKNWVVNAFRERRALALTLNDTKTAVNKLHQMVNVLVSVIILLICLVILGIATSKFLLFVSSQVVVVAFVFGNTCKTVFESIIFLFVMHPFDVGDRCEVDGVQMIVEEMNILTTVFLRFDNQKIIYPNSTLSTRPIGNYYRSPDMGDTVDFTVHIATPAEKIAAMKQRITSYIESKKDHWYPSPLVVLMNLEDLNRLKLSVWIRHRINHQDMGERWLRRAQLVEEMVKIFKELDIEYRLYPIDINIRGMPPITSNRFPSTWPTAGN; encoded by the exons ATGGATCAACTTTCTTCATCTCTCAAGAAATCATTCGTACCTCATGGTTCCTATAAGAAAAAGGTTTCCGTTGCCCACGATATCGAAAACCAACCCATCCTCGCTCACCAAAGCCCCGAAGCCCCGTCTGTTTCTTCCTCCGTCAACTCGTCCTCGTTGACGACAGGATCCTCTGTTGATCTTAATGACCGCCGGGAAGTCATTGTCAAGATCGACGGTGGAGACAAAACCAATGGAAACGAACGCAACATGTTATGGCACGAGCCAAGTTACGAATTCTGGAGAGGAGATACGAATAGCGGGCCCCAAAGCAGTGGCCCGACACCGACATTCCAACGTGGCAAGGACATGCCTGAGGATCCCCCCTCAAGATTAATTGGACAGTTCTTGAATAAACAAAGAGCTGTTGGATGTGAAATGACATTGGACATGGACCTGGAAATGGACGAGCTGAGGAATCATCCAAAACCTGAAAATGATCATAGCGCTGCTGGATCCAGCCCCATAATGTTTCCTCCTGATTAcgaacataatcatcattatacGACATCAAAAGATCTTAGAGTTTCATTTCAGGCTCCGTCACCACCTAGTAATGTGGTTGACATCGAGCCTGACCAACCTtataataatgaaaatgagTATTGCTCGACCGATGAAGAGGATGATGGTGAAACTAGCGAATCAACACCCGATGAGCAAAAGTATCTTAGCCGAAGAAGGACCATAAACATGAATAATTCTCCTCCAGATGATACTAATAACAGCAACAATACTTATTACACTCCTAAAAACGGTGCTGGTGATACTGATCAGGTGCTTAGGTGCACTTCCTTTCAAAGAAGAGCGAGCGTGTTAGGGAGAGTAAAGACAAAATCAAGACTAATTGACCCGCCCGAGATACCTGAGAGGAAATCAGGAAAAATTGGGAAATCAGGTCAGATAAGATCTGGACTGTTAGGAAGAGCTTCCGGGATGCTAAAGCCAATGGAGGAGGAAGACGATGATCCATTATTCGATGAAGATCTTCCAGATGAATATAAAAAGGACAAACTTGATTGCTGGACGCTGTTACAATGGATAAGTCTTATTCTTATTGTTACAGCTTTAATCTGCACACTGACTATCCCTTTATTGAAGAGAGAAGTATACAAAGGACTTCATttgtggaaatgggaagttttGATTCTTGTTTTAATATGTGGGAGATTGTTATCAGGATGGGTGATTCGGTTAGTTGTGTTCTTTATTGAGAAGAATTTTCTCTTGCGGAAAAGGGTACTTTATTTCGTATATGGTGTTAGAAAGGCTGTTCAGAATTGTCTTTGGTTAGGCTTGGTTTTAATTGCTTGGCATTTCATGTTTGATCAGAAAGTTGACAAGGGTAATAAGTTTTTGGACTACGTCAATAAACTGATGATATGTATGTTAATTGGGACAATGTTATGGTTGGTGAAAACTCTCATGGTTAAAGTCCTAGCATCTTCATTTCATGTTAGTACTTTCTTCGATCGAATTCAAGAGTCGTTGTTCAATCAGTATGTGATTGAGACATTATCAGGTCCGCCTCTGCTGGAGATTCATCGATCTCAAGAAGAAGAGGACAGAACAATGGCTGAAGTTTGGAAGCTACAGAATATTGCAGGGGCACAGTTGCCACCAGAACTTAGGCCCCCTGTTGCTCCTCAATACAGTAGTAAGGGTGCAAGTGTTAATGGTGGACAAACACCGACACCAAAACCATCAAGAACAGTAAGTATTGCGATTTCTGGTATTTCTGGTCCCTTGTCAAAGAATCCAGATGAACAGAACCAAGGGATATCCATTGATCATTTGCATAAGTTGAATCCAAAGAATATTTCAGCTTGGAATATGAAGAGATTGATTAAAATAGTAAGGTATGGGGTAATATCTACGTTGGATGAGCAAATACTGGATACCAAAACAGAAGACGACTCTACTACACAGATTAGAAGTGAATATGAGGCCAAAGTTGCTGCCAGGAAGATATTCAGAAATGTTGCCAAGCCTAGGTCCAA GTTCATCTATCTGAAGGACTTAAGTTGCTTCTTGCGAGAAGAAGAAGCTTTGAAGACTATGAACCTAGTGGAAGGATCACCGGACAGAGAAAGGATCAGTAGAGCATCACTCAAGAACTGGGTG GTGAACGCATTTAGAGAACGAAGAGCTCTTGCTTTGACGCTAAATGATACAAAAACAGCAGTGAACAAACTTCATCAGATGGTGAATGTTTTAGTCAGCGTCATCATTCTGCTCATCTGCCTTGTGATTTTGGGGATCGCAACCAGCAAGTTCTTGCTCTTCGTCAGCTCTCAAGTCGTTGTGGTGGCATTTGTATTTGGCAACACATGCAAAACCGTATTTGAATCtatcattttcttatttgtgATGCATCCCTTTGATGTGGGCGACCGATGTGAGGTGGATGGAGTTCAG ATGATTGTTGAAGAGATGAATATTTTAACTACTGTCTTTCTGAGATTTGACAACCAAAAGATAATATATCCAAATAGTACTCTTTCAACACGACCTATTGGCAATTATTACCGTAGTCCTGATATGGGAGACACGGTTGATTTTACGGTCCACATTGCTACACCAGCAGAGAAAATTGCTGCCATGAAACAAAGAATAACCag TTATATTGAGAGCAAGAAGGACCACTGGTATCCCTCTCCTTTGGTTGTATTGATGAACCTAGAAGATCTAAACAGGTTGAAACTGTCCGTATGGATCAGACATAGAATCAACCATCAGGACATGGGAGAGAGATGGCTCAGACGAGCTCAATTGGTTGAGGAGATggttaaaattttcaaagagcTCGACATTGAGTACCGACTGTATCCCATTGACATCAATATTCGTGGTATGCCTCCCATCACCTCTAACAGGTTTCCCTCAACTTGGCCTACTGCTGGGAATTAA
- the LOC132049866 gene encoding pentatricopeptide repeat-containing protein At2g17033, which produces MIGSMLLSHRISLFNRHPRPPVPRCSLSKQGQRFISTVIATDSDNISATHRLLRKFVASSSKHVALSTLSHLLSPNNLNHRLSSLALPLYLEISEASWFDWNSKLVADLVALLYKLERFDEAEILVTETVSKLGSRERDLCSFYCQLVHSQSKHNSERGVLDFCTKLKLVLLCSSSVYLKQRGYASMVDAFCSIGLPREAEALMEEMKELGLKLSKFEFRALVYSYGQSGYFGDMKRIVVEMESMGFQLDTVSSNMVLNSFGSHNELSEVVSWLQKIEASGVPFSIRTYNSVLNSCPTISLMLQDPKSVPLSLEELMGNLDENEAALVKILVGSSVLEETMQWKPSELKLDLHGMHLSSAYVIILQWFHQLQCKLLAENRVIPAEITVVCGAGKHSVVRGESPVKGLIKEILLRAGCPLRIDRKNVGCFIAKGKGFMEWLANYNATIHERIS; this is translated from the exons ATGATCGGAAGTATGCTGTTAAGTCACCGGATAAGCCTATTTAACCGCCATCCACGGCCGCCAGTTCCTCGGTGCTCACTTAGCAAACAAGGCCAGCGCTTTATCTCCACCGTTATTGCTACCGACTCCGATAATATCTCCGCTACTCACCGCTTGCTCCGCAAATTCGTAGCTTCATCTTCCAAACACGTGGCTCTCAGTACTCTATCGCACCTTCTGTCTCCGAATAACTTGAACCATCGCCTCTCTTCTCTTGCCCTCCCC TTGTATTTGGAAATCAGTGAAGCGTCATGGTTTGATTGGAACTCGAAACTAGTGGCGGATTTGGTTGCATTGCTTTACAAGCTAGAGAGATTTGATGAAGCTGAAATCCTAGTTACTGAAACAGTATCTAAATTGGGAAGCCGAGAACGAGATTTGTGTAGTTTCTACTGTCAATTAGTCCATTCACAATCTAAGCACAATTCGGAGAGAGGAGTTTTGGATTTTTGTACGAAATTGAAGCTGGTTCTCTTGTGTTCGTCGTCTGTTTATTTGAAGCAACGAGGGTATGCCTCAATGGTTGATGCATTTTGTTCTATTGGATTACCGCGTGAAGCTGAGGCATTGATGGAAGAGATGAAGGAATTAGGATTGAAATTGTCGAAGTTTGAATTTAGGGCTCTAGTTTATTCATATGGACAATCAGGATACTTTGGAGATATGAAAAGGATTGTAGTTGAAATGGAGAGTATGGGATTTCAATTAGATACAGTTAGCTCAAATATGGTGCTTAATTCATTTGGATCTCACAACGAGCTTTCAGAAGTGGTTTCTTGGCTCCAAAAAATTGAAGCTTCAGGTGTTCCATTTTCAATTAGGACTTACAATTCGGTGTTGAATTCGTGCCCCACGATTAGTTTAATGCTGCAAGATCCGAAGAGTGTCCCTCTTTCTCTGGAAGAGTTAATGGGCAATCTGGATGAGAATGAAGCAGCTTTGGTGAAGATATTGGTTGGATCATCGGTTTTGGAGGAGACAATGCAGTGGAAGCCTTCGGAGTTGAAGCTGGACTTGCATGGGATGCATTTGAGCTCTGCTTATGTGATAATATTACAATGGTTTCATCAGCTTCAATGCAAGCTTCTTGCTGAAAATCGTGTTATTCCAGCTGAAATCACAGTGGTGTGTGGAGCAGGAAAACACAGCGTTGTTAGAGGAGAATCCCCTGTGAAAGGGTTGATCAAGGAAATACTGCTGCGGGCTGGATGTCCACTCAGGATTGATAGGAAGAACGTTGGATGTTTCATTGCTAAGGGAAAAGGTTTCATGGAGTGGTTAGCAAATTATAATGCCACTATACATGAAAGGATATCCTGA